A window of Chlorobium phaeobacteroides DSM 266 genomic DNA:
AATAGCGAGGCTTTGCGCTGTACCCCAGAGGCCTATATAGATACCGCTGCGACCTGCCGTCATGGTCATCATCATGGAGATATTGGATACGCTGGCCGCTCCAAGCCCTATGCCGGTTACGACAAGCGCAATGCGAAGGAACTGTTCATCGCGCATGAAGCCGGCGGCAATCAGCATGCTGAAGCCGATAATACCAAAAAAATTGCCGATATGCGCGCCTCGCTTCTGACCGATCCTGTTGAGCAGAAATCCCACGATCAGCATGAAAATCAACTGCGTACCACCCATTGTCGGCCGGAACAGCTTGGTAGTTGTACCGACCGGCATGCCGAATACATCGCCTCCAAAAGGGTCCATGACAATTTCATTGGCAAAGAGCGCAAAAATCGAGATAAAGATATAAAAAGCAAACAGCAGGGTTTTCGGTGATGAAGAGAGCAGTTTCAGTGACTGTGAAAAAGAGATGGAGTGCCTGCTCTTGCCCTCTGAAGGAACTACATTTCGCTTTTCAATACCGAGTACGGCAAAAAGCCCGATACAGAGCGCTATCGATCCACCAACTTCAGCAACAGTAATAAGCCTTTCGGGGGTATAGACATCGAGAAACGAGCCGACAACCCTTGTAGCAATAATGGTAGTAAGAACCATGAGAGTCCAGCTTGCACCGGTAACCTTGCCAATGTTCTCTTCACCAACCGTATCGGCAAGAAGCGCATAGTAGGCTGTTGTGGCAACCTGCAATCCAAAACCAAACAGAAGAAAAATGACCGCAAGCTTCAACAGACCGATATCGGTAAATATGGCCGGAAAAAGTTCAGAAAAACTTTTTCCGGCGACAGTTACCTCATAGGCTGCCGCAGGAGAGAGCATAAAGGAAAAAACACAGAAAAAAAGCCCAAGCAGAATATAGGGTGTGCGTTTCAGACCGAAAAGATTCGCGCGATCGGACATGTTGCCAGCCCAGACCTTGACGCCGAATATCGCAAGCAGCTCCTTCAGGCTGATGAGGCCAAACACAATGGTTGAGGAGATGCCAAGATCCGTAGTCATGACCCGGTTCAGGGTATCATGCAGAAAACCGAGCATGATTCCAAAACCCATCTGGAAAAGGGAGAGGCGGATCAGGTTAAGTTGCTTCATGAAAGAGCTCTAATGTTTACGGAAATATCAGATAACACCAATACATGTTTACAGGCTTTGAGTCCCTCCGGATAGCCCGGGATCGAATATAACAAAAAAGCAGAAGGATTATTGCCGAAGCATATCGGTTCCATCCTGCAAACCATTTCCGCTGCCCCCCGCGACCCCTTTTGTGATTTCGTTCTTCTCTTCGTTTTGCCATCCGCCGCCCCTCTTTGCCATCATCCTCCTCTTTCTCATCCTCTCCTCTTTGCCATTTCATTCTCCTCCTCGTTTTGCCATTCTCCTCCTCGCTTTGTCATTTCGTTCTTCTCTTTGTCATCCGCCTCCCCACTTGTCCATCATCCTCCCCTCTTTGTCATTTCATCCTCCCCTCTTTGTCATTTCATCCTCCCCTCTTTGTCATTTCATCCTCCCCTCTTTGTCATCCCGAACGCAGAGAGAAATCTCTCCCCACCTCCTCCTTTTCTCAAACGACGCATAACAACTACCATCCCGCCAATTCTTTGAGATCCCTCTCTGCGTTCGGGATGACAAGACGAAATTTCGGGATGACAGAAAAAATCGGGAAGACACGAAGAATTAACAGGATAGCAAACAAACCCACTCCCCACTTCTCCATCATCCTCTCCTCTTTGCCATTTCATTCTCCTCCTCGTTTTGCCATTCTCCTCCTCGCTTTGTCATTTCGTTCTTCTCTTTGTCATCCGCCTCCCCACTTGTCCATCATCCTCCCCTCTTTGTCATTTCGAACGCAGAGAGAAATCTCTCCCCACCTCCTCTTTTTCTCAAACGACGCATAACAACTACCATCCCGCCAATTCTTTGAGATCCCTCTCTGCGTTCGGGATGACAAGACGAAATTTCGGGATGGACAAGAAGGAATTTCGGGATGACAGAAAAAAATCGGGATAACAGAAAAAATCGGTACGAAAGGGAGAATTACCAGGATAGCAAACAAACCCACTCCCCACTCCCCACTTTCCACTTTCCACTTTCCACTTTCCACTTTCCACTCCCCACGTCCCACTTATCACGACGAAGCCCTCTTTTCAGCCTGATTTGTAAAAACCATTGATTTTCTTTATTGTTCTTTTCATAACAATATCATCTTGGGGGTGCTGTCTTTTCCACTGTCTTCAGTGACCACCGGTAAACGATAGCTGAGATTAAACCCTTGTAACTTGATGCAGGTAATGCTGACGCAAGAAAAGATGAAGCTGGCCTTCCCCTGATTTACGCTTCACTCTCCCCTGCCAGGAGCACCTGCTCATTGACTGTTCAATGACTCTCATGACTACTTCTTCAGAGACCGGCTTTTGCACCGGAAACCAGACTCCCGGAATCGCTTCAGAAAAAATCTATGCCGAAGGCACGATCTTCCCGCTGAAAATCGGCATGAGACAGATAAAGCTCAGCAAAACCTATACAACAAAGGATCGGGAGTTCTCTTCCTTTCCGCTCTACGATACCAGCGGCCCCTACTCTGATCCCTCGATCGTTACGGATCCAAAAAAAGGACTGCTTCCGATTCGGGATACGTGGGGATTCAATGACGGAAAAACCTCGCCCTCTAACGACTCCTCGCTTCCCGTAACCATCCCCGTGCGAAACCCCCTCAAAGCAAAGGAGGGCGTTGGCATCACGCAAATGCACTATGCGCGCAAAGGAGTTATCACTCCGGAAATGGAGTATGTCGCCATACGGGAGAACCAGTTGCTTGAAAGCCGGGCATCTTCGTTTCACGGCAATCATAACAACGCGAAACCTGTGACGCCTGAATTTGTCCGGCAGGAGATTGCATGCGGAAGAGCGATCATACCGGCAAACATCAATCATCCCGAACTTGAGCCGATGATTATCGGAAAAAACTTCCGGGTAAAAATCAATGCCAATATCGGCAACTCCGCCATGGGATCGTCAATTGAACAAGAGGTCGAAAAAGCTGTCTGGGCTTGCCGATGGGGAGCTGACACGATTATGGATCTTAGTACAGGAACCAGCATTCACAAAACCCGTGAGTGGATAGTGAGGAACTCTCCGGTCCCTGTGGGAACCGTACCAATATACCAGGCACTCGAAAAAGTTGGCGGTGTTTCGGAAGCGCTCACCTGGGAGGTTTATCGCGATACCCTGATCGAACAGGCTGAACAGGGCGTTGATTACTTCACCATTCACGCAGGAATTCTCCTTGAGCATCTTCCCTATGCTGAAAAGCGCCTTACCGGCATTGTATCACGTGGAGGCTCAATCATGGCGAAATGGTGTCGGGCACATAAGACGGAAAACTTTCTTTTCACCCATTTTGAAGATATATGCCGCATCCTCAAGACCTACGATATCGCCATTTCGCTCGGCGATGCCCTCAGGCCAGGCTCAATCGGCGATGCCAACGATGAGGCCCAGTTTGGTGAGCTTAAAGTCCTGGGTTCCTTAACGCTCGTCGCATGGGAGCATGATGTCCAGGTAATGATTGAAGGCCCGGGGCACGTTCCGCTTCATCTGGTGCTTGAAAATATGGAAAAACAGCTTGAACTCTGTCATGAAGCTCCATTTTATACGTTAGGACCGCTTGTCACCGATATCGCTGCAGGATATGACCACATCAATTCAGCAATCGGCGGCGCTCTGATTGCAAGTTACGGCTGTTCCATGCTCTGCTACGTTACTCCCAAAGAGCATCTCGGACTTCCTGATAAAAACGATGTTCGCGAAGGGGTTATCGCTCACAGAGTTGCAGCGCATGCCGCAGACCTTGCAAAAGGAAACCATGCCGCATGGTTGCGCGATGAACTCATGAGCCGGGCCCGCTACTCTTTTGCCTGGGAAGATCAGTTCAATCTCTCTCTTGATCCTGAAAAAACCCGCGAAGTTTACCGCCAGAGTATGGCTTCAAGCGTAAACCTGAATAAAAACGCGGATTTTTGCACCATGTGCGGACCGGATTTCTGTTCGATGAAAAAATCACGGGAGTTAAACGGGTAAAAAACGAGGGGATCATGTTGCTGAAGGTGGTACGAATAACATGAAAAGGGTGCTTCTGAAGCACCCTTTTCATGTTATATGTATTTGAAGCCTCTGTTTCAGACAGCGGCTTTCACGATTGCGACAAAATCAGCGGCATTAAGACTTGCTCCACCAATCAGACCGCCATCAATATTGGGCATCGAAAAAAGCTCCTTTGCGTTTGAGGGCTTGACACTGCCGCCATACTGAATCCTCAGTCTTCCGGCAGCTTCTTCGCCAAACAGATCGCTGACGGTATTGCGAATCAAAAGATGCACCTCTTCTGCCTGTTCGGATGTCGCAGTTTTACCGGTACCAATAGCCCATACCGGCTCATAGGCAATCACGATATTCGAGATATCGTCGATACCAAGAAGACCTTCCCTTACCTGTGCGGTCACAACGTCACCGGTAACTCCGCCTTCACGCTGCTCAAGGGTTTCTCCTGCACACATGATTACCTGCAATCCTTCGGAAAGAGCATGTTTGACCTTGCGATTGACAATTGCGTTGGTTTCACCAAAACAGTGTCTGCGCTCGGAATGCCCTGCGATCACCGCAGAACAACCGGCCTCACGCACCATACTTGCCGATACCTCACCGGTAAAGGCCCCGTCCGGCTCAAAATGACAGTTCTGGGCAACGAGTGCGAGCCTGCTCCCGGTCAGTTTGCCAACTTCATACAAGGCGGTGAAAGGGGGGGCAATACCCACGTCACAACCGGTAAACCCTTCACCAAGTGCGGCTGTAACTTCAGCGGCCAGTACGAGGGATTCTGTAACGGTTTTATTCATTTTCCAGTTACCAACAACAATTTTTTTGCGCATAATTTTTAGTAATCCGTTTTAATATCTCTGTAAATTCGATCAACCTGATCAATAGTGAACGCGTGCTTTCCTCCGCGGGCGTCCTTCAGTTCAACGCTGCTGCTGCCTACCGAAGTGATTTTACCGTGCCAGACTCGTGATTCTCTTGTCACGAGGTTGATTTCAAGATTCAGCAGGTTCTGGTTGCCACTGATTTGAGCAGAACGGTAGATTATCTGTCTTTTTCCCATAAGTGCTGTTCGTTATTTGTTGTGTCCTCCCTGCCATCGCTGAACGGAAAGAGCATGCTATGCCCGTTAATCCAGGAAAAGCCGCGGCGTTTCTGTTGCGCCTATTTAACAAAAATCTCCAATATCTCATAGTGCAGCTCTCCTTTAGGCACCATAATCTGAACTTTTTCGCCAACTGTTTTACCGATGAGTGCACGACCAACCGGAGAGCGAACCGAAATTTTTCCAAGGTCGGTATCTGCCTCTTCCGAGGATACAAGCGTATATTCGATGATCTCTCCCTCTTTATCGAGATCGCGAAGCTTGACCGACGTCAGGATATACACCTTGTCGGTCTTGACCTGTTTGGGATCAAGAATAGTAGCTGTTGAAAGTTTGTTCTCAAGATCGGCAATATGTGCCTCGGTCAGGGATTGCTCCTCTCTTGCTGCGTCATACTCCGCGTTTTCACTCAAGTCACCATGGGCTCTTGCCTCTGCAATTTTTTCCAGAACTTCCTTTCTCTTCTGATGTACCAGCACATACAGCTCTTCTTTCAGCCGATTGTACCCATCTCTTGTCAGGTAAATTCTGTCATTCATGTCATTAGCTGTTTTTATGGTGATGATAAATGGCCGAAACGAGCCGCAGCCCCAATGCCGACCGAAGAATCCGGCAGACTGGCTATGCAAATAAAAAAAGTAAAGTCAGCGCAAGCGCTGCTGACTTTACTTTAAATCAATGTACAATTCTAATTGCTTCAGGCCAAAAAACTTTTTGAACCCCTCATGGTATTTGTTTTGCATTTCCAGGACCGATCGATCCTCACGAATAATATACAGAGCCGGGAAGCTCCTAAACATTAAAGGCCAGATAAAGTTTGTTGCCACCCCGCTCAACCAGAAGAAAAAGCAGATCGCCGCTTTTAACCTTGCTCAGTATCTCGCTGTACTGCGCTGAGGTGGTTATCGGCTGTTTATTGACAGATACGATCACATCGCCTGCGCGAAGCCCTGCACGGAATGCGTTGCTGGACTGGTCGACGCCGGTGACGATCATCTTCCCTGATGCCTCTTTTAACTGATACTGCCGGGCAAGTTCGGGCGTAAGCTCCTGGGACCTGAATCCAAGGACTTCGCTGGAACGAGCGACCTCTCTGGAAGCAACCTCTTGTAACGGCTGCTCTTCAAGCTTGACTGCATACATCCTGATCTGACCATCGCGAAGAATGCGAAGACGGGCCGTCGAACCGGGCTGCATTGCTGCAATAGTATTGCGAAGCTCTGCGCTGCCCGTGACTTTTTTGTCGTTGAACTCCGTAATGATGTCACCGGTTTTCATTCCGCTTCGTGCAGCCGGACTTCCGGCGACCACCGTTCCAACAATAACTCCTTCAGCTTTAGGGAGCTGAAGACCTTTGGCAATATTTTCATCGATATCCTGGATACTGATGCCAAGATATCCCCTGCTCACCTTTCCTTTTGTAATAAGAGCGGTCAGAACCTGTTGAGCCATATTGGAGGGTACCGCAAAACCTATGCCTTCAAAACCCCCTGTGCGGCTTGCAATAGCTGTGTTAATACCAACAAGCTCTCCATTGATGTTGACAAGCGGACCACCTGAATTGCCCGGATTGATGGCCGCATCGGTCTGAATGAAATCCTCATAGTCGGCAAGGCCTACATTTGCGCGGCCTATTGCGCTTACGATTCCCTGGGTAACCGTTCGCGCAAGATTTTCGCCGAGCGGACTGCCTATGGCAATCACCCATTCACCAACCCTCAGGTTGTCGCTGTTGCCGATCATGATGGGTTTCAGGCCGCGAGCATTGACCTTGATCACAGCAAGATCAGTCTTGGGATCCTTGCCGATAATTGTGGCATCTATTTTCTTGTTATCGCTTGTGCGGATATAAATCGCATCGGCATTCTCGATAACATGGTTATTGGTAAGAATATAACCGTCGTCCGTCACGATTACCCCCGAACCGAGACCGTGACGCACCTCTTTTCGCTCATTCGGGGATCGCGCGCCTCCTGGCGTTCCGAAAAAATCGTCGAATGATCTTCCGAAGAAGTCAAAGGGGCTGATGAGCCTGCGGCTCACGGTTTTTTCGGTAAACACGGTAACAACAGAGGGCGTCGCTGATTCGGCGATCTGGACAAAGGCTTCGTTGAAATCCCTGAGCGAGTGTATGGGATAGTTCTCGAAATTGTTTTTCGCGTTGGCATAGTTGGGATTATTTTTTACTATCGCAACTTTCCCCTGGCCCGGAATGCTGAATTCGACATTGGCAAAAACAAGGCCGCCAACAAGAATACCCGCAAAGACAAGCAGCAGGTATTTCAACATGCTTTTTTTCTTTTTCATAGGAATCCGAATGATTGGTTAGTCGTTACTGCAAAGTTTCCATACGTTCAAGCGCCGTCAATCCGGCTCTCATCTTATTCATCGTTTCGTCATATTCGGCAACCGGTTTCGAGTCGGCTACAATACCCCCCGCAGCCTGAAAATAGATGGTTCCCCCTTCAACAACCATCGTTCGAATTGCAATTGCAGTCGTCAGATTGCCTTTGAAGTCAAGAAAACCTACAGCGCCGCCATACAGACCCCGCTTTTCTTTTTCGAGCTCATATATTATCTCCATGGCACGAACTTTCGGGGCTCCGGTAAGTGTGCCGGCAGGGAAGCATGACCAGAAGGCGTCCATGGTTCCAAGATCGTCTCTCAACTCCCCGCGCACATTGCTGACAATATGCATGACATGTGAATATTTTTCAATAACCATCATCTCGTTGGTCTCGACTGTCCCGATTTTGGCTATTCTTCCTATGTCGTTCCGGCTCAGATCAATAAGCATGAGATGTTCCGCACACTCTTTCTCATCGGCCAGCAGCTCGTGAGCTATTGCTTCATCCTCTTCAAAGCTCAATCCCCGATGCCGCGTTCCGGCTATCGGCCTGGTATCAACCATCCTGCGACCGCTACTGTCTCGCTCAACCTTGACGAGAAGTTCCGGGGAAGAACCGATAATCCTGAACTCCTTCAAATCGAAATAATAGAGATAAGGCGAAGGGTTTATGGTTCGAAGCATTCGATACACATCAAAAGGGCGAGTATTGAGCCTCCTTCTGAGACGCTGGGATACCTGTACCTGAAATATATCACCGTCAAGAATATACTCCTTGGCTTGAAGTACCTTCTGTAAATAGTCCTCTTTCATGGTATTGGAAACTACCGGTTCCGGTTTTTCCGTCTGCAGCGAAATCTCCTCCGCCGAGAGCGGACGGAACATCTGTTCGGCGATGCGTTCTATCTTTTCTGAAGCAGCAGGCTTATCATCGTCATCAAGGTAGTTGACAATAATAAAGGCCTTGCGCATGATATTGTCAAAAACCACAAGGGTATCGCAAAAAAGCAAAAAAACATCGGGCATGCCGGCCGGATCAGGAGATTCGGGTTCGGGAATCCGTTCAACAAGATGCATGGCATCATAACCGAAATAACCGAACACCCCGGAGGTAATCATCTGCGGTGACCCGTTTTTTTTCCTCGGAATCTCTTCGGTATCAAACGCCTCAAGGCAGTGATCGATGATCGTTCGCAAATTGGTTTCCTGCTCCGTTATGGCTGACAGGGAATTGAACTTCTGATCAAGAATAGCAAGCGAGATCTCTCCATTGACCGAACCACGGAGAAGTGCGACCGGATCAAACGCGATATAGGAAAACCGGGCGAGCATCTCTTCGCCTTCGACCGATTCAAGCAGGCAGGAGTAGTCACGCTGAAGTTTGAGGTATACGGAAACAGGCGTTTCGGTATCGGCATAAACTTCCTTGACAAGCGGTTTGAGAACGTAGCGAGTATGCCGTGTATTAAAAGCCATAGTACAGTAATGCTGTAGGACACCTGTCATTAATTTTTTCCCCGACATATCGGGAGAGTGCCCTGTTTCAGAAATTGTTTCCGCTTAATAAAGAAAAAAAATTTCTATCATATCAATGAAAAAGAGAACATTGACCCGCTTTGGCCATTAACGTCAGTTCCGGTCTTCCGCCATGACATCTGGATCCTCTGAAAAACTCTCCCTGTTCAGTTGGCTGAAAGCACTGTTGCTCTCGCCCGGCATCCTTTTTCTTTTCGTCTATCTTGCGATCTACCTTTCTACAACGATTTATCTGAATCTTGATTTCAAAAAAAATCTGCTCAACAGTTTCTCGATTCCAGAAAACAACCCTTACCGCATCACGATAGGATCTATCAATGCAGGGTTTGTCATGGATTCGGTTATCCTTCACGAGGTTGAACTGTCACCTGCAGAACCATCCTGCCTTGATAGTACCGGTGAGAAAACCATTACCATATCGACACTCCGGGTTACCTGTCCCGGTCTCGAAAAACTACTCTTCACTCCCGGGATGATCAAAACATCGACCAGCACGCTGTACAACGGCATTCTGAAGGCGGCAAAACAGCGTCAGTGA
This region includes:
- the greA gene encoding transcription elongation factor GreA → MNDRIYLTRDGYNRLKEELYVLVHQKRKEVLEKIAEARAHGDLSENAEYDAAREEQSLTEAHIADLENKLSTATILDPKQVKTDKVYILTSVKLRDLDKEGEIIEYTLVSSEEADTDLGKISVRSPVGRALIGKTVGEKVQIMVPKGELHYEILEIFVK
- a CDS encoding DegQ family serine endoprotease; amino-acid sequence: MKKKKSMLKYLLLVFAGILVGGLVFANVEFSIPGQGKVAIVKNNPNYANAKNNFENYPIHSLRDFNEAFVQIAESATPSVVTVFTEKTVSRRLISPFDFFGRSFDDFFGTPGGARSPNERKEVRHGLGSGVIVTDDGYILTNNHVIENADAIYIRTSDNKKIDATIIGKDPKTDLAVIKVNARGLKPIMIGNSDNLRVGEWVIAIGSPLGENLARTVTQGIVSAIGRANVGLADYEDFIQTDAAINPGNSGGPLVNINGELVGINTAIASRTGGFEGIGFAVPSNMAQQVLTALITKGKVSRGYLGISIQDIDENIAKGLQLPKAEGVIVGTVVAGSPAARSGMKTGDIITEFNDKKVTGSAELRNTIAAMQPGSTARLRILRDGQIRMYAVKLEEQPLQEVASREVARSSEVLGFRSQELTPELARQYQLKEASGKMIVTGVDQSSNAFRAGLRAGDVIVSVNKQPITTSAQYSEILSKVKSGDLLFLLVERGGNKLYLAFNV
- a CDS encoding BCD family MFS transporter; protein product: MKQLNLIRLSLFQMGFGIMLGFLHDTLNRVMTTDLGISSTIVFGLISLKELLAIFGVKVWAGNMSDRANLFGLKRTPYILLGLFFCVFSFMLSPAAAYEVTVAGKSFSELFPAIFTDIGLLKLAVIFLLFGFGLQVATTAYYALLADTVGEENIGKVTGASWTLMVLTTIIATRVVGSFLDVYTPERLITVAEVGGSIALCIGLFAVLGIEKRNVVPSEGKSRHSISFSQSLKLLSSSPKTLLFAFYIFISIFALFANEIVMDPFGGDVFGMPVGTTTKLFRPTMGGTQLIFMLIVGFLLNRIGQKRGAHIGNFFGIIGFSMLIAAGFMRDEQFLRIALVVTGIGLGAASVSNISMMMTMTAGRSGIYIGLWGTAQSLAIFIGHFGAGIIRDVVYHLSGAYVWAYAAIFLMEIIAFTISSLVLPHISKEAFEAESKAKIAELQPAEGG
- the tpiA gene encoding triose-phosphate isomerase, encoding MRKKIVVGNWKMNKTVTESLVLAAEVTAALGEGFTGCDVGIAPPFTALYEVGKLTGSRLALVAQNCHFEPDGAFTGEVSASMVREAGCSAVIAGHSERRHCFGETNAIVNRKVKHALSEGLQVIMCAGETLEQREGGVTGDVVTAQVREGLLGIDDISNIVIAYEPVWAIGTGKTATSEQAEEVHLLIRNTVSDLFGEEAAGRLRIQYGGSVKPSNAKELFSMPNIDGGLIGGASLNAADFVAIVKAAV
- the trpE gene encoding anthranilate synthase component I, whose translation is MAFNTRHTRYVLKPLVKEVYADTETPVSVYLKLQRDYSCLLESVEGEEMLARFSYIAFDPVALLRGSVNGEISLAILDQKFNSLSAITEQETNLRTIIDHCLEAFDTEEIPRKKNGSPQMITSGVFGYFGYDAMHLVERIPEPESPDPAGMPDVFLLFCDTLVVFDNIMRKAFIIVNYLDDDDKPAASEKIERIAEQMFRPLSAEEISLQTEKPEPVVSNTMKEDYLQKVLQAKEYILDGDIFQVQVSQRLRRRLNTRPFDVYRMLRTINPSPYLYYFDLKEFRIIGSSPELLVKVERDSSGRRMVDTRPIAGTRHRGLSFEEDEAIAHELLADEKECAEHLMLIDLSRNDIGRIAKIGTVETNEMMVIEKYSHVMHIVSNVRGELRDDLGTMDAFWSCFPAGTLTGAPKVRAMEIIYELEKEKRGLYGGAVGFLDFKGNLTTAIAIRTMVVEGGTIYFQAAGGIVADSKPVAEYDETMNKMRAGLTALERMETLQ
- the thiC gene encoding phosphomethylpyrimidine synthase ThiC yields the protein MTTSSETGFCTGNQTPGIASEKIYAEGTIFPLKIGMRQIKLSKTYTTKDREFSSFPLYDTSGPYSDPSIVTDPKKGLLPIRDTWGFNDGKTSPSNDSSLPVTIPVRNPLKAKEGVGITQMHYARKGVITPEMEYVAIRENQLLESRASSFHGNHNNAKPVTPEFVRQEIACGRAIIPANINHPELEPMIIGKNFRVKINANIGNSAMGSSIEQEVEKAVWACRWGADTIMDLSTGTSIHKTREWIVRNSPVPVGTVPIYQALEKVGGVSEALTWEVYRDTLIEQAEQGVDYFTIHAGILLEHLPYAEKRLTGIVSRGGSIMAKWCRAHKTENFLFTHFEDICRILKTYDIAISLGDALRPGSIGDANDEAQFGELKVLGSLTLVAWEHDVQVMIEGPGHVPLHLVLENMEKQLELCHEAPFYTLGPLVTDIAAGYDHINSAIGGALIASYGCSMLCYVTPKEHLGLPDKNDVREGVIAHRVAAHAADLAKGNHAAWLRDELMSRARYSFAWEDQFNLSLDPEKTREVYRQSMASSVNLNKNADFCTMCGPDFCSMKKSRELNG